Proteins encoded in a region of the Balaenoptera ricei isolate mBalRic1 chromosome 19, mBalRic1.hap2, whole genome shotgun sequence genome:
- the LOC132353832 gene encoding melanoma-associated antigen B1-like, whose amino-acid sequence MPRGQKSKLRAREKRRQARRETQNLGGAQAPAAEIEESPPSPASVSQATAPSSPGAGTRQEPQGAPATSSRAAGVSCPGSDVRAKGQVKARKNSSQASASDESSRRDPLTKKVGMLVDFLLERYQMKEPIIKADMLKLVNKRYKGKFPEILRRAAECLELAFGLDLKEVKPSGDSYTLVSKLDLTDQGSRSSGGRFPKNGLLMPLLGAIFFNGNRASEEEIWEFLNVLGIYDGRRHVIFGDPRKFITEDLVREKYLVYRQVRNSDPPRYEFLWGRRARAETSKMKVLEFVAKVNGTVPSAFPLHYEEALRDEEERARARAAARAPTRVKASARSKVMSSSSSHPQ is encoded by the coding sequence ATGCCTCGGGGGCAGAAGAGTAAGCTCCGTGCCCGTGAGAAGCGCCGCCAGGCCCGGAGGGAGACCCAGAATCTCGGGGGTGCCCAGGCCCCTGCAGCAGAGATAGAAGAGtcgcccccctcccccgcttctGTTTCTCAGGCTACTGCCCCGAGCTCCCCTGGTGCTGGCACTCGCCAGGAGCCTCAGGGAGCCCCAGCCACTAGCTCTCGTGCTGCAGGGGTTTCATGCCCAGGATCTGATGTACGTGCCAAGGGCCAGGTTAAGGCCAGGAAAAATTCCTCCCAGGCCTCAGCCTCCGATGAGAGCTCTCGGAGAGATCCTCTAACGAAGAAGGTGGGAATGTTGGTAGACTTCCTGCTGGAGAGGTATCAAATGAAAGAGCCCATTATAAAGGCAGACATGCTGAAGCTTGTGAACAAAAGGTACAAGGGGAAGTTCCCTGAAATCCTCAGGAGAGCTGCTGAATGCCTGGAGCTGGCCTTTGGTCTTGACTTGAAGGAAGTCAAGCCGAGTGGTGACTCCTATACCCTTGTCAGCAAGCTAGATCTCACCGATCAGGGGAGTCGCAGCAGTGGCGGGCGGTTTCCGAAGAATGGGCTCCTGATGCCTCTCCTGGGTGCGATCTTCTTTAATGGCAACCGCGCCTCTGAGGAGGAGATCTGGGAATTCCTGAATGTTTTGGGTATTTATGATGGAAGGAGGCACGTAATCTTTGGGGACCCCAGGAAGTTTATCACAGAAGATTTGGTGCGGGAAAAGTACCTGGTGTATCGTCAGGTGCGCAACAGCGATCCCCCACGCTATGAGTTCCTGTGGGGCCGGAGAGCCCGCGCTGAAACCAGCAAGATGAAAGTCCTGGAGTTTGTGGCCAAGGTCAACGGTACCGTCCCCAGTGCCTTTCCACTCCATTATGAAGAGGCTTTgagagatgaggaagagagagCCCGAGCCAGAGCTGCAGCCAGGGCTCCTACTCGTGTCAAGGCCAGTGCGCGTTCCAAGGTCATGTCTAGCAGTTCCTCCCACCCTCAGTGA
- the LOC132353831 gene encoding melanoma-associated antigen B1-like, whose protein sequence is MPRGQKSKLRAREKRRQARRETQNLGGAQAPAAEIEESPPSPASVSQATAPSSPGAGTRQEPQGAPATSSRAAGVSCPGSDVRAKGQVKARKNSSQASASDESSRRDPLTKKVGMLVDFLLERYQMKEPIIKADMLKLVNKRYKGKFPEILRRAAECLELAFGLDLKEVKPSGDSYTLVSKLDLTDQGSRSSGGRFPKNGLLMPLLGAIFFNGNRASEEEIWEFLNVLGIYDGRRHVIFGDPRKFITEDLVREKYLVYRQVRNSDPPRYEFLWGRRARAETSKMKVLEFVAKVNGTVPSAFPLHYEEALRDEEERARARAAARAPTRVKASARSKVMSSSSSHPQ, encoded by the coding sequence ATGCCTCGGGGGCAGAAGAGTAAGCTCCGTGCCCGTGAGAAGCGCCGCCAGGCCCGGAGGGAGACCCAGAATCTCGGGGGTGCCCAGGCCCCTGCAGCAGAGATAGAAGAGtcgcccccctcccccgcttctGTTTCTCAGGCTACTGCCCCGAGCTCCCCTGGTGCTGGCACTCGCCAGGAGCCTCAGGGAGCCCCAGCCACTAGCTCTCGTGCTGCAGGGGTTTCATGCCCAGGATCTGATGTACGTGCCAAGGGCCAGGTTAAGGCCAGGAAAAATTCCTCCCAGGCCTCAGCCTCCGATGAGAGCTCTCGCAGAGATCCTCTAACGAAGAAGGTGGGAATGTTGGTAGACTTCCTGCTGGAGAGGTATCAAATGAAAGAGCCCATTATAAAGGCAGACATGCTGAAGCTTGTGAACAAAAGGTACAAGGGGAAGTTCCCTGAAATCCTCAGGAGAGCTGCTGAATGCCTGGAGCTGGCCTTTGGTCTTGACTTGAAGGAAGTCAAGCCGAGTGGTGATTCCTATACCCTTGTCAGCAAGCTAGATCTCACCGATCAGGGGAGTCGCAGCAGTGGCGGGCGGTTTCCGAAGAATGGGCTCCTGATGCCTCTCCTGGGTGCGATCTTCTTTAATGGCAACCGCGCCTCTGAGGAGGAGATCTGGGAATTCCTGAATGTTTTGGGTATTTATGATGGAAGGAGGCACGTAATCTTTGGGGACCCCAGGAAGTTTATCACAGAAGATTTGGTGCGGGAAAAGTACCTGGTGTATCGTCAGGTGCGCAACAGCGATCCCCCACGCTATGAGTTCCTGTGGGGCCGGAGAGCCCGCGCTGAAACCAGCAAGATGAAAGTCCTGGAGTTTGTGGCCAAGGTCAACGGTACCGTCCCCAGTGCCTTTCCACTCCATTATGAAGAGGCTTTgagagatgaggaagagagagCCCGAGCCAGAGCTGCAGCCAGGGCTCCTACTCGTGTCAAGGCCAGTGCGCGTTCCAAGGTCATGTCTAGCAGTTCCTCCCACCCTCAGTGA